The segment TCTCTTTAACAGTAGTCAAAACAACTCACCTCCAAAATTGATCTCTAATATTTTCCCGTTTTAAAAAAATATTATGACAGCCACCATTTATTGCCAATGATTAACATCACAAAAAAAGCAGCCAAGGCGGCTACTTTCTTAATCTTAATAACGGTTTTGAAATAATGGGCGCAAGTATACCGGAAAGGATTGCTTCTGTTACACCATTAGTACCTACAATTGTTAAAAGCGCAGGCAAGAGCTTATCCATGTCCATTTCTAAAAAGTTCGCATATGGCTCACGATAAAATAAATAGATCAGTCCAAGTACTAAAACAGTGTTTGTTAATGACCCGAGCACACCAGCAATACTCATTCTTACTGTTTCACTAAGCTTTTCACTAAGAATTCGATGAAATACATATGCAGCAACAACACCAATTAAAACCCGAGGCAGCACAGATATAAGCGGATTTGTGAAAACAATTGGCGCAATTGGACTAGTTGGAGCTACAAATGCTCTGATAAATGTGATAAGTCCCCAAATACCACCAACAATGGCCCCTTCCTTTGGTCCAAGGACAATTGCTGCGATAATGACAGTCACCTGAATAATCGTCAAACTAAGCGGTCCAATCGGTATATATCCTAAAAACGGGATCGTCGTTTGAATAATAATAATGGCAGAAAGCATCCCTAATAGGACAATTCGGAATGTCTTATTTTTCTTGTTCATAACTTAACTCCTTTTAACGAAAAAAATCTTCTTCGTTATCATACTACAAAATACGCAAGAGACAATAGGTGACAGACTAAAAAAAGCCTTATTTCTAGCTATTTGCGGTTTACCGTTTCTTATGCATTTTTTCATATAAAAGAATATCTATTTATCCTGCTCCTCTTCATGAAACGGATATTTCTTATTCAATGCTTGAATGAATGTTTTTACGTTTTGTTTTTCCTTCATAATTGGCGAATATACATAGGAGAGTG is part of the Niallia taxi genome and harbors:
- a CDS encoding ECF transporter S component; this encodes MNKKNKTFRIVLLGMLSAIIIIQTTIPFLGYIPIGPLSLTIIQVTVIIAAIVLGPKEGAIVGGIWGLITFIRAFVAPTSPIAPIVFTNPLISVLPRVLIGVVAAYVFHRILSEKLSETVRMSIAGVLGSLTNTVLVLGLIYLFYREPYANFLEMDMDKLLPALLTIVGTNGVTEAILSGILAPIISKPLLRLRK